A genomic segment from Neodiprion lecontei isolate iyNeoLeco1 chromosome 1, iyNeoLeco1.1, whole genome shotgun sequence encodes:
- the LOC107220962 gene encoding histone acetyltransferase KAT8, whose product MADTDHKGKDSSSAKESGVKPENRENNSTNGGKGSGDDADSLEEQPLDIGEHYLVRRSDDSWHPAEIIQTRYNEGEGHYEYYVHYEGYNRRLDEWVPRDRIMSSRFDMSDQSWKNSDRNPASDLLADSSDRKITRNQKRRHDEINHIQKTYAEMDPTTAALEKEHEAITKVKYIDRIQIGRYEIDTWYFSPYPEEYGKQPKLWICEYCLKYMRLEKTYRYHMSECTHRQPVGKEIYRKGTLSIWEVDGREHKIYCQNLCLLAKLFLDHKTLYFDVEPFLFYILCEVDKHGAHLVGYFSKEKESPDGNNVACILTLPPFQRQGYGKLLIAFSYELSRIEQTVGSPEKPLSDLGKLSYRSYWSWILLEILRDFRGTLSIKDLSQMTSISQTDIISTLQSMNMVKYWKGQHVICVTPKLVEEHIKSSQFKRPRLTVDSSSLRWGAPPRKNIKPGKK is encoded by the exons ATGGCGGACACTGACCACAAGGGTAAAGATAGTTCGAGCGCGAAAGAATCGGGGGTAAAGCCGGAAAATCGTGAGAACAATTCAACGAACGGTGGTAAAGGATCTGGTGATGACGCGGATAGTCTCGAGGAGCAGCCCTTGGACATCGGGGAACACTACTTGGTCCGTAGGTCGGATGATTCATGGC ATCCGGCGGAAATCATTCAAACGAGATATAATGAGGGGGAAGGCCATTATGAATACTACGTGCACTATGAAGGATATAATAGAAGATTGGACGAGTGGGTACCTAGAGACAGGATAATGTCTAGCAGATTTGACATGAGCGATCAGAGCTGGAAGAATAGCGACAGGAATCCAGCTAGTGATTTGTTAGCAGATTCATCGGACAGGAAAATAACGCGAAATCAGAAGAGGCGACACGACGAAATAAATCATATACAGAAA ACCTACGCAGAAATGGATCCAACTACTGCTGCCTTGGAGAAAGAACATGAGGCCATAACGAAAGTGAAATATATTGACAGGATACAAATAG GGCGATATGAAATAGACACGTGGTACTTCAGCCCATACCCTGAAGAATATGGTAAACAGCCAAAGTTATGGATATGTGAATACTGTCTGAAATATATGAGGCTCGAGAAAACTTACAGATACCACATG AGCGAATGTACTCACAGGCAGCCTGTTGGCAAAGAAATATATCGCAAAGGTACTCTGAGTATCTGGGAGGTTGATGGAAGAGAGCACAAGATATACTGCCAGAATCTCTGTTTGTTGGCCAAATTATTTCTGGATCACAAAACATTGTATTTCGATGTTGAGCCTTTTCTATTCTATATTCTCTGCGAAGTGGATAAACATGGAGCTCATTTAGTTGGTTACTTTTCGAAG GAAAAAGAATCGCCGGATGGAAATAATGTTGCTTGCATTCTAACTCTGCCCCCGTTTCAACGACAAGGATATGGGAAGCTGCTCATCGCATTCAGTTATGAATTGAGCAGGATCGAGCAAACTGTTGGAAGCCCCGAAAAGCCTCTCAGTGATTTAGGAAAGCTTTCGTACAGGAGCTACTGGAGTTGGATTCTCCTGGAGATATTAAGAGATTTCAGAGGAACACTCAGCATCAAAGATTTGAG TCAAATGACTAGCATCTCACAGACTGACATTATTTCAACACTCCAAAGCATGAATATGGTGAAGTACTGGAAAGGACAGCACGTAATTTGCGTGACCCCAAAATTGGTTGAAGAACATATCAAAAGCAGCCAGTTTAAGCGACCTCGTTTGACAGTTGACTCGAGCTCCCTACGATGGGGGGCACCACCgcgtaaaaatataaaaccaGGAAAGAAATGA
- the LOC107220943 gene encoding D-amino-acid oxidase → MKIAVIGGGIVGLTTSLELKQSEFRNADITIFASSFNDTTSHVAAGLFRVGNAFSGPTEDVTRKWVKDAYEYYDNIRKSPEAAIAGITEVSGYIFAKSNPNLVENRWLPGLVPVYRKAKIDEFELVGGEWNYGTFFTTLLTECTLHLPWTTLKLQETGVKLIEKKINSINELSPSFDLVINCTGMGARYLCNDRRLVPIRGQVAKVKAPWIKTCFYGELDTYIIPGFNGICTLGGVRSFESESNVICPHEYAAIRERCNKLVPSLAKGETIKHLTGIRPHRETVRVEPEQSPSYGKMKVVHNYGHGGYGVCTAPGTAKYAVHWAKEFQISSSKL, encoded by the exons ATGAAAATCGCGGTAATCGGAGGTGGTATCGTCGGATTGACCACTTCCCTTGAACTTAAACAATCAGAATTTCGAAACGCCGACATCACTATCTTTGCTTCCAGCTTTAACGATACCACAAGCCACGTAGCTGCCGGATTATTTCGCGTTGGTAACGCGTTTTCTGGACCCACCGAAGATGTAACCAG AAAATGGGTTAAGGATGCGTACGAATATTACGACAATATACGTAAAAGCCCCGAAGCAGCTATTGCCGGTATTACCGAAGTTTCTGGGTACATTTTTGCTAAAAGCAATCCTAATTTAGTCGAG AATCGCTGGTTACCTGGCTTGGTTCCTGTGTACCGAAAGGCAAAGATAGATGAATTCGAATTGGTTGGCGGCGAATGGAATTACGGAACATTCTTTACTACATTACTTACTGAATGTACGCTGCACTTACCGTGGACAACGTTGAA GCTCCAAGAAACCGGTGTAAAGCtgatcgagaaaaaaataaatagcatCAATGAATTATCACCCAGCTTCGATTTGGTTATTAATTGCACGGGTATGGGTGCCCGGTATTTGTGTAACGACCGACGTTTAGTTCCTATCCGAGGACAGGTGGCAAAG GTAAAAGCACCTTGGATTAAAACATGTTTCTACGGCGAATTGGATACGTATATTATTCCGGGATTCAATGGAATTTGCACTCTTGGTGGTGTGCGAAGCTTTGAATCCGAGAGCAACGTGATTTGTCCACATGAATATGCAGCGATTCGCGAAAGGTGTAACAAGTTGGTTCCCTCGCTTGCAAAAGGGGAAACCATCAAACATTTGACTGGAATTAGACCGCACCGGGAAACCGTGCGTGTGGAACCAGAACAAAGTCCGAGTTACGGGAAAATGAAA GTGGTTCATAACTATGGTCATGGAGGGTACGGTGTGTGCACTGCACCGGGTACAGCTAAATATGCTGTTCATTGGGCAAaggaatttcaaatatcttcGTCAAAGCTCTAA